The region AAAAAGGTGCTTCTGCTGCAGTTACTGTAGCAGGGCAGCTCACCTAATCctggcaaaaaataaataaaactgtatAAAATGTACACGTGGAAGCTAAGATTTCATAAATTCAAATTCAAGACAATATAATGACGTTATAAGACCGACAGTCCGAGCATGACTCGTCGGCTGCGGTTTGGAAACGCGTTCAAAGTTGGCCCCGCCTCCCCGGCGCAACcgcaccagaaggacacgccccctgaccgccgTTACCAGGATACGTCCCAGTGTACAGACCCGCTCCGCGTCGCTCTCGGTGCCCATCCTCTCCTTCGGTGCTGACCTCAGATTCACTTTCGTTTTGGGAGGAACTTTGCCCGCCTCGCCATATTTGCGTCTTGGATGCCTACCTGCAATCTTGATCTGGCACCTTCCTGGTCGCTACGTTATTAGAGTttaaggttaacgcccagaaacatcCCGTACACAACAAAATacgaaaatacaggcagaggacagggtctctgcagatacacacAGCGCCCGCCACACCTGCCACGTGGGTAATATGATCGAGAGGGATTATTGTTGTATTAGTAGGAAAATCCTCCTCGTCCTACCTGTAAGGACCCACAGACTCCATTTCACGGCTACTGTTTTCAACATTGTTTCTGGCGCTCCCTGGTGACAGTTCTTTGTCATTACACTCTACACGTTACATCAGCTCGTGTTTCTATTAAAAGCTGATTAATGAATTGTAGCATAAACGTTGATAAATTAGTTCGGGATGCGGTTATTATGACGGGGAGGAACGGACTCTGGAAAACGGAATGGTCTGGGCTCAGccgtagagatagggtgaggagctcggacatccggagggagctcggagtagagcagctgctcctttgcgttgaaaagatccagttgaggtggttccggcatctgattaggatgcctccctgagcgccttcctttggaggttttctgggcacatccaactgggaggagaccccggggtagacccagaacttgctggagggactacatgtccagtctggcctgggaacgccttgggatcccccaggaggaactggagggtgttgctggggaaagggacgtctggaATGCCCTGCCACTGTGatccgaccctggagaagtggttggagatgagatgagatgagatgagatgagatgagatgagatgagatgagatgagatgagatgagatgagatgagatgaggaatggactcagtaatgagtgacaaTAACAGTTCTCTTTAAGTCTAACTGTAaagatttgtttgtttatttattcattttaagagGTAGACTCTGTACAAAGACACGTATAATTTCTTAAATCACATTACTACCTTTCTCACTTCATATTACAATATGCAGATTTTTACATTGCCTTTACTTGATGCTCATAGACATTGTTAGTCTTCCTATATCTAGAACACTGGGTAGTTgttttttatttgggggggggggctcatggtTTTTATAAGGCCATCAGACCAGGTCAAACTGAATGACTATATTGAATTACTATAGAAACTTCCCTGGACTCATGAATGTAGAATAGCAGGCGACCACCTCGGCAGACCATGCAGAAAATACACAGTATCATCCGATTTAACTTGTGCCCGTGTggtcagaggtcaaaggtcagtctCAGTGACCCTGTGCGGTAGGATGTCCGTGTCTTGCTGCAGGACACTCCGGCAGATAAGAGTTTGCATTGAGAGCGTGGCACGGTGACATCGGAATGATCGTGGAGCAGAGGCGATCTGTAACTGAACAGACGTCAGTTTGACTCCCAGAAATTGGGGAAATCTGTCCGGCACCAGCAGTAGCCGCCATTAAAAGACTGTAGTTGTACTGGGCTCACTGGTTGTATGAATAAGTAATGCAATTGAAATTAGTTTCAGGGAATATATTGAAATGACAGAggacctgacccccccccctcctaacgTTGGACAAGACTAAAACTATTAGGCTGTGTTATCTGTCCTACACATGGACACCATGAAATCAATAAATGTTCATGGACTTCTTCGGCTCAGATCTgattcatgaaaaaaaaattttttaaaacagCGGTCAACAGTCTTTCATACAGCCCATGAAGACACACAGTCAGCTAGGGTCTATATATTGAGTGGAATTTTAGATATAATTTGTTGTAATTACTTATCATTTTCATTGATTCATTAATCTCATCCATTcccactatccaagccgcttatcccaatcgaggtcatggggatgctggagcctatcccagcagccactgggcggaaggtgaggagacacccAGGCCATGGGTCACATCAACACGGACATGGTGAGGTGAATAGCCGCTTTTAACATTCTTCTTTTATCACGCGTGGTTTACAATTGTATTGGATGTTGCTGAACTTAAATTTGATCGCagctaatctaaaaaaaaaaataatcgaaTCTTTATTCCACCACCCCCAGCCTCTGTTCCACACAAACTGTTTCTAGAGGGATCTCTGCTGACGGGAGAAGGGCCTCCTCCAGCCGCCCCAGTAACCCGAAACGTGGCTTTATAGCTAGAATAAAGAGGATAAAACTCCCCCCGAGTGTCTGTCTAGACCAGACAAACAAGCTGCATTCAGGAGGTGTTACACAACTTTAACACGTGAAACCGCTCTTTTCCTCTAAAGAACACAAAACTTAaagaggggtaaatatcttgagagagacagagagagcgagagcgagagagagagagagagacagagacagagagagagagagagagagagagagagagagagagagagagagagagagagagagagagagagagagagagagagagagagagagagagagagagagagagagagtaccaggTTTTTCTCTCCTAATGGGGGCCAAATGTAGGATTGATGGATTAGAAatataggatagaaaaacctgagacCACCTACctcgtggggacattttatgggtcccggTGAGGAAAATGGTCcgctttagggttaggacttgggtttagggatagggttagaattagggttagggtaaggttagggttaagggctagggaatgaatgtagtcaatgaggcgtccccacaagtatagggagacatggaatgtgtgtgtgtgttaacatcgTGGTGGAGGGACATTTTGTACATTAGAGAATAAAGAGCAGTAGAAAAAGATCACATTAAGCTGAAAGAAATATACGTGGTCACGTGGTCTACCGGGTGTACGTGGTCTAGCTAGCGGGTGTACGTGGTCTACCGGGTGTACGTGGTCTACCGGGTGTACGTGGTCTAGCTAGCGGGTGTACGTGGTCTAGCTAGCGGGTGTACGTGGTCTACCGGGTGTACGTGGTCTAGCTAGCGGGTGTACGTGGTCTAGCTAGCGGGTGTACGTGGTCTAGCTAGCAGGTGTACGTGGTCTACCAGGTGAGCTACCGGGGCGCCCCTGATCAGAGACGTTTTTAACTCCAACGCCGACTTCTCAAGAACAAATCGATGCGACATATTTTGgatgttggaaaaaaaaagttacttcACAGAGAACTGCAAAAAAACCAGTAGttagaaggtcaaaggtcaatgtTATTTACGAATCCTACTGTGGCCACGCCGAGCCccgatgcctctgattggctagtactcgttgcctccgtcggttaggttggttagggttatggtggggttagggatagggttagccaatcacagacggagtagggcgggtcttggcgtggccatagtaggattcgtaaattcgcgTCCAGATCTGCGTTTACCAAACCACCGGAAGTGACGTCATACTTCCTCCTGCTATATGGTCCAGTGACGGCTGGTCGGGCGTTTCGTAATTTGCGTCTAAGCCTGGTGGACTGCGCTTCCTTGCGGTTTGTCTTCAGGACGGCAACGCTTACTCGAGTCCGCAGAGAACCGTCATGTCTGCAGGGTTTCTTTccgagacaacacaacacaatctgATTTCACTGTGTAACCTCGCGTCCTTCAACCAGACGGACAGCTCGCCGGTGAAACCAGCGGGCGTGGTGTTGTGTAAGTGCGCTGGTCCTCCATGACACATGGTTAAACAGAACCTTTCGCTTCTTCTCACCCTGGCAGCCATTTTGGTTCCAGTAGCAGAAGTGGTAAGCAGGAAGTGATATTTTTAAACCTGAAGCAGTTTCCTCCTCATTCTCCGTCTCACAGTTCAACATGTTCACACCTGGTCAGTCAAGCCagtctgcccagtacaaccacagccctCTAAtgttggatactgggagctgaccagcacAACCACGGTCTTCTACCGTTGATCAATtgaagctgaccagtacaaccatagTCTTCTATTGTTGGATACCGGGAGCAGACCAGTACACCATAGTCTTCTATTGTTGGATACTGGGAGCagaccagtaaaaccagtcttctGGATGGTACAGAATTTCATTGTGTTTTCatttggtgtgtttttttttctaaaagagGAAACGGTATTCATAGAAAATATTAACCTGGGAAAATCTGACCCATGTGACTTCGTCTGGGATAtactgagtcacacacacacacatcaccatcttTAAGTCTGTCTGTCTTGTGGTCACACCAGTCTCAACATGGACACCTTGTTGATCTGCAGCATTCTGAGTCTGCTGGTGTCTGCCAAAGGAGGTGAGACACACACAGTAACATTTCTCTTGTTTTATGTAGTGTTTGTTGTATTTTACCTTCTTTGATAAATCAGAAATCAGATTGGATTCGGACCTTGACTAAATTTGCAAAACATTAATCTTTTAAATTAAAATTTGAGAAGAAATTAAGTGAAAGGTTGCAGGCACACAAAAAAATCTCAAAAGAAATTTCTCAATTTTGAACTTTTCACTTAAAAATAATTTGAAGAGACTGAGACCTGCAGTCAGGAGACATCTTGAAAGCCTCTGGAGCTTTATGGTCTTTAGGGAACTTGTGAATCCGGCTCGCGATCTTTTACTGACTCACGTGAACACCGCTGCAGGCCTGAAGGGCATTCGTAGCAGGACAGAAGACGGTTTAAGAGCTTTAATTTGCGGACGACAGTAGTTCTTGTGTTTCGGATTCATCATGCAGACGAGTCAGTAGAAATACCGCCAGTTTAACTCTACTTATGTATTTAAAGTTACCCCATCCTGTCAGATGTATCTGATTCTACTGGTGATTCACATGGTTCTTCGTCTGCACAGGATTGTATCACAACTGGATACAATGTAGCACAGCAGCACACTGGTTAATATaacaagacaacaacacagaaATGATAAAGTAATTACTTTATCATTTCTATGGTAACTTCTATGGTACTAAACACTATTAGCTACCAACAGATGATAATCTGTTGGTAGCTAATAGTGTTAAAATAAGGCAGTTCAGGGAGTCAAGTTTAAGTTGAGTGATAAATAAAATGGGCTTGTCTTGGACTTTGTTCGACTTAAAACCAGGTTTTAAATCTATGTGATTGTTAATTCGGTGGGGCTTGCTCCAAAAGTACAGTTAATGTGTCAGGTTAATATGTCAGTGGTAACAAGAACACAAAGCCGCATGAAGGAAACATCCAAAATGCAAAAGGCAGAATTTCATGGGTAAAGTtaaaaatgaatgtgtgtgtgtgtgtgtgtgtgtgtatataaagtaCATATGGAAAACCAAAAAGCCATTTTAATGCTTCCTGATCAGACACGTATGATTCATACACAACATCGTGGTACTGATAATAGCACGCTGACAAGTTAGCAGTGCTGCTATTTTTTTCCTGCAGACTTCCAGCTAGCCCCTCCAGGATAACACGGAAACAGAAATATACAAAGAAAAGAATTACATTTTATTCAATGATGACCATAAATATTACATCGAATTTGAATTGCAATTGAATAAAGTTTGagagcggtgcagtggttagcacggtagcctcacagcaagaaggtcctgggttcgagcccccggggtagtccaaccttgagggtcatctcgggtcgtcctctgcatgtgtgtgggccctgtgatggcccggtggcctgtccagagtttctccccgcctgccgcccaatgactgctgggatgggctccagcatgcccgtgagagcaggataagcggtttggataatggatgaatagaaTAAAGTTGGATTGCTTGCTAGCATGTTTTTGTTGCTGTGCACCTCCCTCCACAGAccaccatgcctccacagatgACGGCTGGTCCATGAACGTGCAGGCAGAGGTACGAGCCATCGAGGGTTACCCAGTGGTTCTGCCGTGCACCTTCAGCCATCCGCAGCACATCTACCACCCCACCCTGCAGGCTGTGTGGCGTCTGGGCCATGGCGCTGCTGCCATCGTCCTCTACCGCTGCACCAGCCGAGCCAGCTCTCAAACTTGCGAGCCAAGACCGCGGCAGGACCAGCGCTATCGCCTGGAGGGCAACCCTCGGCAACACGACCTCTCCCTGCGCATCAACAGTGCTGCCCTGCAGGACAATGGACGCTACTACTGCAGAGTGGAGGTGGGACATGAACACCACGGCTATGAGGACAAGATGGGTACCAGACTCAGAGTGGAGGgtaagacaagacagacagaaaaacacatagatagatagatcgatagatcgatggatgaatggataatggtTCTCTCTGCTTTGTACAGCTGCTCCGCGGATCCTGGCTATGTCAGTAGAGGGCAATGAGGAGTCAGGGTACCGGGCTTTGTGTCGGGTTCAGGGTTCTCCTCTGCCAGACATCCAGTGGTTCGGTCCAAATGAGATCCTGGACGACGCCTCTGTTGGCCCACAGGCCCAGAACTCGCCAGCTCACCAGATAGTCAGCCAGCTGGCAGACGTGGTGCCAGGGCAGCAGTACACCTGCAGTGCCTCCAATCCGTTGGGGAAGGAACGGGCCACACTGTACGTTCTGCCCCCCCGACAGGAACCGCTGCCCGCCGGGGAAACTtcacctcctctgctgctcctgctgtctctctctctgggggcAAAGGTTATCCTCCTGGTCGGCCTGTGGGGGGCGCTGGGCAGAGCACTGCCTGGCCTCCGCTGCCACTGGAAATGACCCATTTGTTTTTTCTCGTGGTTCTGTTAGAGACTCTTCAGTCTGTCTGAACATCAAGCCagcattactttttcttttttctttgggggggggggggggttatgaaacTGCAAAGcatcacacacagcaaacataaAACTGATGGAATGAGAAATATGATCACAATTTATACTAAATATGATTACTACAATACTCTATACCTGTgactacacatatatatatttatgtagaATAAACATTTATAGCAAATATGACCATTATGCTGTTGTTTATAAGTCTTTATCTGTGAAGTGACACTTTGGGTACTTTTGCTCATGTACAATAATTTATGACAAGAAATAACATCAAATAGGCCGCTCAACTCCACGATCCATGAACTTTGACCCCTGCTTTCTTTTCTGTAATATGCAACAGAACTTCAGTGGAGGAGTAAATAACCTGTTAGTGATTGGTAGTTCGTATTTTTCTTTCAATGTGTCGAGTAAGAGTCCTTGTACTTGTATTTGTAAGAGTACTTGTGTAGAGTTGGAGTCCTGGGTACggcgttaaactgcaaccgtcgggttgaGTTGTTGTGAGGCGGGTGTGTGGACactcagcaggactaaaaacgaaacctgtcaaagggcggatgagttcctctgtgaaccaacggccatccataccggGAGAGGaggtagggaccaccaggtactccccctactggaacacaatgatggctcaacctgttgaggcatcagctgtgctcctacggcctccataggttacggaactgatgatgatgatgatgatgatgtgtaacGTAAGATCACCCAAAAATCATAACAAATTTACAAAATATGTATTTGCATTTTTAGTCTTGAATTAGGCCCTTTTTTagaagttgtttttttcttcttctctaaaATGATATATTAATGTCCTTAGGCTAGTGAGTCGGTTCTTTGCTTGGTACAGGCATCTTGCTGGAACACAGAAGGACCACCTAGGCCCACTGACTGAGCAGTTCAGACATGCTCGCAGACTATTAGGCTATGAATAGACTAATCCTGCAGTGGAAACAAGAGTTGTGTAAGTTCGGAGAAGTGTTGATGGAAATGTCTTGTTTGTGGATTGTTTCTCTAAACTGTGTGGTAGCGTGTGTGCTCCACACACGATGGAACTGAAATAAATCACCGTGTCTGATCAGCGCACACGAAACAAGTTGACCGTAAATTAACTTTGTTGATTGTAAAGTTGGGCTGAAACCCCCTGAACGTCTTGTGGAGCTATGAATTATTGTGTAATCGAAACGGTGATAGAATGGAAACTGCACCTCAGCGTGCATGTGTCATGCATGCAGAGGTTGCTTAGTCGGCTCTAGGATTAATTATCCCAAACAGTTTAGGAAGTTTAGGGAGATTAATTGCAGATTTATTTATACCGATAATCTGAAAACATATATCTTCTCTGCATAAACCTGACCTGCCCACAACCCACCTGAACTTTACCAACAATTCTTCTTCCAACCCGAACCCACGGGTAAAATCAAAAGGTGTCGAAACCTTTGAGCCAGCATATGCATCACTACAGGTAGGAACTCCAGCACAATTCAAAGCAGAAGGTAGAAGTCATGGCAaacagaagaggaagaagagcttcTCTCTTTTGTGTAAGTGTATGAGCGCAGGCGGTGAGAGGACGGTGTACTCTCTACATGTTGGATAAACTTGATTTTATTGGACCGATAAGCATACGGCCTTCCTGTAAAGTTGAAAAATGATAGAACCAAACTGACGGATCTGAAATATAAGTGAGCGCTGCCTCCGTTTATCTCTTTCTGTTCATCATAGCTTCCTGACACTGCGGTCTGCTTCACATGAATGGCGCCTAACCTTCAGCCCACAAAGACGTCCTGTGTGCCTCTGTTGGCAGAATCTAGTCCAGAGGAAACAGGATGGGACCTCGGTAGCAGACAGGAAGAGCATTTGTACAGCACTCTTGATCAGTCCAACTGAAGTCCTTGGTGACATCCAGACTCATCATGGCACACTGGCCCTCCTGTGTGGAGCCGGGCTCCCCATGGAGCCAGTTGGCATATCCAAAAGGAGCGCCGCTGACCCAGTACCACTCCCCGGTCAGGGAGCTTCGCCGCAGCCCAATCCATGCTTGCTCCTGGCTGCTGTTTTGCACCTCCTGCAGCCTGGAGGCCATCTGCCTGCTGATCTCCACGTTGTCCAGACTGATCAGCTCCAGCTGCCTCTCCCTGCAGTACTGAACGGACTCAGGCCAGCTATTTGCCTCGAGTCCGACCTCCATGACCTCTGGAGATAAGATGCAGCCCCTGTAATCTGCAGTAGGGTGGAAACAAAAAGAGAGATACTAAAGGAAAAGTCAAACCAGGTTTGTTGAGTGAGAAAACTTTTAAAGTTATTTTAAAGGACTTTTCTGACTCCCAGATGTCAGACAGTAGTGTGACTCACCCCTCCCTTCCTGTCTGTGCAGTGGCCCAAGTGGAACAAACAACTGGGTGTTTGCAGAGGATTCAAAAGTCACACCAATGATGTTCTATTTCTATTTCAAGCTCACAGTTGTTTTTATAACATTTTAGTATAAGGACTTGCTAACTTCATATATATTTCTATATTATCATGCCTGCTTCCTCCTCTTTCTGTGAGCTTCATCCTAGACCATCTTCTCAACTTGCTTGTAAGTTGAGAATGGTTTAGCCATGGTTTTATAGTGTGGGGAGTCAGGGGGAGTGGGGATCGcgtgaacactgagctgaaagtGTCTCTGATTTATCaccagaacgaccaggatttcactccaacctaaaacgaccatggccgGTCAACATGACgactgtttttaaactctatattctgtcacgataaatacccagttgagatattaatgcaaggAGTGGTGTACAGACCAGGTCCCAAACCAGATCCAGCCAGGCGACTACCTCTACGTGAGGGTCTTCAGGAGGAAGTGGAACACTCCTAGATGAGAGGGACCTTACCGAGTGGCCCGGGCTTCGTCAACAGAGGTCCAAGTGGAAGGATCGCCGACTTGGTACCATCTCAACCACTGCACCAGAGCTCGCCGGAATGAGGAAGGGTCGCCTGCTGAGGACCCAGGGAACCACCACACGACGGAGGGAGAGATAACGGTCAGTGTGGAAGGGAACAGGCGAGGGAGACTGAGCATGCTGAAGATCAAGAGAGTAGAAGGGAGGCGAGGTCTACTGGGGATATTACTGATGCTGGGCTACTTGATTTGGATGACACCCCAGGTAAAAGCAGCCCCCCATTACCTAATCTCCAAACCGAGCCAAGAAGGGAAACAAAACCCAACCTCTCGAATACTGGCATATGGAGACCTACAGCAGAAGAACTCCCCACCATCGACTTCTCCGCCCTCTCGTGGGAATGATAGAACTTAACCTAAGGACACTATAGACTATGAGTGTATAGCGAAAATAGTAGCAGGAACAGTTCCAGGGGTACATAAGATGGGTAACATAAGACAGAGACGAAATAGACGCAGAAGAAGCGAGGGTAGAAAATCACTAACATGACTCAGACAATGGCCAGTGTTAACGATTTGCAGGAAACAAACCTGTACAAACAACTCTGAATAATCAGTGGTATAAGTGGCTTAAGTATACAGGACACTAAAACTAGCTAGAAGAACGTTATGTCTGTACTAGAGCATGCCAAGAAAAGTGACATATTACTAATACCAACTTCAGCTGGGTACAGTGTGAGAAGGATAAGGCAGTCTGGCTGGCCATAAACAATATAACTCGGAAGCTAAATTTAGACCCACATGTCAGACAGGATGCCTATTGTACCTAGGATCCCAAGACTATTTAGAATTGACTAACTTCACCAATCAGTTAGTGACAGAAGCCAAAACCAACTGCccatcacaaactggtctctgagTTGCTCAATGCCGTCCTCTTACCCAAACACATAGCTGTGTGTAAATGTGAATTTCACACTAACAACCTTGATCCCATGTCGCAGGGCAATGCTAAGGCGGACGCAGCTGCAAAACGTGCTGCAGAACAAAAAAGGGATCCCACCAGAAATGATACCACAATGTGTCTATGTTGAGTCTAACCCACTAACACCCACGCCTGACTTACAAGAACTGAAGCAAGGAGCCTCGCCAGATGAAAAAGCCGTTTGGACAAAGTGTGGCTGTGTTGTCACTGCTGGTATTTGGTTGGGTCCTGATGGAAAACCATGTTTAGCGAAATATTTGTCCCCTCATTATGCAAAATTGACATTTGAGATTTTGTTGGGGAGACCCCTCAACACTGGGATTGGACCTGTTAAAAGGCAACTCCCACAAACTAGTCATTGTGAAGATGAAATGTTGCATTATTGTGCAGACCTCTCCCCTGTGCTTTCTGATATCCACAAGCAGGTTAAAGCAGTCTTTCCCCAGCCAGCCAGCAACCGGACCACTACATGACTTGAGGCCAGGGGACTGGATAGTGGTGAAGGACCTAAGGAAGGAAGGATTGGAAGCATCGGGGGTGAACCGGGCCATTCCGGATCCTATTGGCAACAGAAACTGCAGAGACGACAGCACAACAACGCCCGACACACAGAAAGGGAACTGATCTCTCCCCCGTTTTGTAACTGGTGCACAGGGAAGGGTGAGGAACTGCACTAGGCGCTCTCTTTTCCCGAAGCTCAAGAAACCCCACAAAAATTAGGGTGACAGCGACGTTACTGTACTGTAAGTGAGAATGGTGCTCCCAATAGACCGGATTCTGCCCCATCATGACGAGGATGAGTGTTTATGAaaaatgagaaagaaaaaaaatccactgcaTATTATACACTGTATGAAAGAAAGATTATCAGGGCTGATTACCACTAGAGAATCTAACAGCACTTACGAAGAAAAAATAGTGAGGAATAATAAGAATAAAGGTAAGAGTGTGAGAATGTTAAGAGTCAAGTTGGAAGAGAAGGCAAAAGTAAGTGAAGGAAGGAAAAATAACAATTAttaaccattattattattattattgttagaaTATCAAGACGACCATTAGactgattgaagacatccttat is a window of Lampris incognitus isolate fLamInc1 chromosome 9, fLamInc1.hap2, whole genome shotgun sequence DNA encoding:
- the si:dkey-11p23.7 gene encoding V-set and Ig domain-containing protein, whose product is MDTLLICSILSLLVSAKGDHHASTDDGWSMNVQAEVRAIEGYPVVLPCTFSHPQHIYHPTLQAVWRLGHGAAAIVLYRCTSRASSQTCEPRPRQDQRYRLEGNPRQHDLSLRINSAALQDNGRYYCRVEVGHEHHGYEDKMGTRLRVEAAPRILAMSVEGNEESGYRALCRVQGSPLPDIQWFGPNEILDDASVGPQAQNSPAHQIVSQLADVVPGQQYTCSASNPLGKERATLYVLPPRQEPLPAGETSPPLLLLLSLSLGAKVILLVGLWGALGRALPGLRCHWK